In the genome of Siniperca chuatsi isolate FFG_IHB_CAS linkage group LG14, ASM2008510v1, whole genome shotgun sequence, the window GCCTGAGCTCCTTGCTGGCAgacatctcctctctcctgacCTTTGACTCAATCTCAGGGGGTGGAGACATCATGGCTGATGTGGAGGCAGAGTGGGGAAAAGCCAGCAGTGCCATCAGTGCTGTGGTGACTGAAGTCGCGTCATCATCCACATCTCTCTTCTCCAAACCCACCATCTCCTCTCCGCTGACTTCTACCTCTGTCAGCACTGCTGCTATGGCAAAACCCTCTCCCATAGCCATCCCCACAACAGCATCGACCCAATCCTTTACTCCGCTGACAAAGACAACTTCAACCTCGTCTCCCATTGCCAAGCCGAGTACCATCATCACAACGTTGACTAAATCTTCCACTTTGACTACTCACTCAAAAGTAGTCAAACTGAGCTCAGACTCCACTCGAGCCTCTGAGCATTCTACCagcattaaaattaaatcaacGCCTATGTCCACTGCAACAAAACCCTCAACTACTCCTGTAACGTTAACAAGCCTTTCGGCTCCAATAATGTCTTCCCCTTCGATAACAATTAAATCTACACTGAGCTCCACCTCTACTACTACCACAGCCCCTCCAAACACCCCAGCCACTATAGTCAAGGCTCCCTCAGTTAGTCCAACTCTTACTTCTACGGTTAGCAAAGTGACTTCAGAGATTGCAGCGCCTCCTCAAATTATTGCTTCAGTAAGTAAAACTAGCCCTGTAGCTACTCCACTTCCTACGCCAGCTAAATCTCCACCAGTAACCCATAGCCCTCCCACCCCTGTTGCTTTTACCCAACCTCCATCTGCTAAATTAGATTCAGCTAGCAGTTTGAACCTGCAAACTTCCACTTCTTACAAACCTTCGCTAATTTCAACTGCAGGAGCTCCAATGACAGTATCAGCAGCCTGCATTGTTACAACCAAACCATCCTCTCCTTCACCGGTTATCCCCCCCAAAATGACAACGGTTCCCACATCAGCTACAACCTCAGGCTCAGCATCTGTGGCCCTTTCCAAGCCTATACTCACCTCTAACCAAATGGACTTAAATAAGACCCCTCCTTCTCTTGTAACTGTTCCACATCTTTGCCCTTCCTCTACCCTGATTGCCACAACTAAAACCCAACCTAGCCCTGCATCTGTCCCTACTCCATCTTCAACTTCAACTTCTTTAGATAAGATTCCTCCCATGACTGAACCCACTTCTGCACCAGTCTCTTTAGATAAGATACCCCCTGCTCCCACACCGACTCCAGCCTCTACCACTCATGCTGTTGTTTCTATAGCATTCCCAACACCTCTTGCTCTGGGCAAGATCTCAGTCTCTCAATCTAAAGcccctcctgctcctgctcctatCCCAATTTCTGCGTCTAAAGATCCCCCTGCTCCTGCTCAAATTCAAGTTTCTCAATCTAAAGCCCCTCCTGCCCCTGTTCAGATCCCAGTTTCTGTATCTAAAGACCCTCCTGCCTCTGCTCAGATCCCAGTTTCTGTGTCTAAAGCCCCTCCTGCCCCTGGTCAGATCCCAGTTTCTGTATCTAAAGACCCTCCTGCCTCTGCTCAGATCCCAGTTTCTGTGTCTAAAGCTCCTCCTGCCCCTGCTCAGATCCCAGTTTCTGTATCTAAAGACCCTCCTGCCTCTGCTCAGATCCCAGTTTCTGTGTCTAAAGCCCCTTCTGCCCCTGCTCAGATCCCAGTTTCTGTATCTAAAGACCCTCCTGCCTCTGCTCAGATCCCAGTTTCTGTATCTAAAGACCCTCCTGCCGCTGCTCAGATCCCAGTTTCTGCATCTAAAGACCTTCCTGCCCCTGTTCGTATCCCAATTTCTGTACCTAAAGACCCTCCTGCTCCTGTTCATATCCCAATTTCTGCATCTAAAGACCTTCCTGCCCCTGTTCGTATCCCAATTTCTGTACCTAAAGACCCTCCTGCTCCTGTTCATATCCCAATTTCTGTACCTAAAGACCATCCTGCCCCTGTTCATATCCCAATTTCTGTACCTAAAGaccctcctgctcctgctcagATGCCAGTTTCTCAATCTAAAGCCCCTCCTGCACCTACCCCTGCCCCTTGTCCTGTCACTTCTCTTCCTTCTACCCCTGCACCTTGGCCGAGTAAGGCCCCAGCCTCTGCTAAGATGAGAGGCAGTGGACAGGCATCAATGGATGGGCAACTGGCTAGTCCAAGTAGCACAGACGGCACCCAGATCTTGCCATCCAAAACAGAAGAACTGCATAATGAGTCACGGACGAGCCTCCAGGGCCCCTCCAGAGAAAGGAGGAT includes:
- the si:ch211-244c8.4 gene encoding APC membrane recruitment protein 2, whose product is MDVQTENMDPPPCESQSSGKIRKGFKLFGKRKPGNIFSIRSKGDGNNKSPVNRSKTLDGLSESAAPDSEQEQDKEKGQEMSQGEREQAEEEPLGEDGVLAAAPARNSISSASSAKSLSFLSLLRGGRRGVGDRRVHTVSQPVGRQRRGLKGLFGNVKFRSKDKEDKEEAPPSPLLMSSRTNSVEIIKEDLTLTPKSQPRSLDSSETESCEPVKSIEKTTQDSAATTPSETITPQVTAGNVSKTNEHVLPLPASEPPLVPGDNSLSSLLADISSLLTFDSISGGGDIMADVEAEWGKASSAISAVVTEVASSSTSLFSKPTISSPLTSTSVSTAAMAKPSPIAIPTTASTQSFTPLTKTTSTSSPIAKPSTIITTLTKSSTLTTHSKVVKLSSDSTRASEHSTSIKIKSTPMSTATKPSTTPVTLTSLSAPIMSSPSITIKSTLSSTSTTTTAPPNTPATIVKAPSVSPTLTSTVSKVTSEIAAPPQIIASVSKTSPVATPLPTPAKSPPVTHSPPTPVAFTQPPSAKLDSASSLNLQTSTSYKPSLISTAGAPMTVSAACIVTTKPSSPSPVIPPKMTTVPTSATTSGSASVALSKPILTSNQMDLNKTPPSLVTVPHLCPSSTLIATTKTQPSPASVPTPSSTSTSLDKIPPMTEPTSAPVSLDKIPPAPTPTPASTTHAVVSIAFPTPLALGKISVSQSKAPPAPAPIPISASKDPPAPAQIQVSQSKAPPAPVQIPVSVSKDPPASAQIPVSVSKAPPAPGQIPVSVSKDPPASAQIPVSVSKAPPAPAQIPVSVSKDPPASAQIPVSVSKAPSAPAQIPVSVSKDPPASAQIPVSVSKDPPAAAQIPVSASKDLPAPVRIPISVPKDPPAPVHIPISASKDLPAPVRIPISVPKDPPAPVHIPISVPKDHPAPVHIPISVPKDPPAPAQMPVSQSKAPPAPTPAPCPVTSLPSTPAPWPSKAPASAKMRGSGQASMDGQLASPSSTDGTQILPSKTEELHNESRTSLQGPSRERRIPQVKASGLSKIPVVGGGRAGKLPVRDSQHVDDEASRDPPTPVLEEERPHFNSHDSGSKDKISDVGAHVPTSKHTQEESQQPPQPKVLTSLPRDSKIPVKHGAQSHTASQIPQAKEPPRTKIPVSKVPVRRVGTKPAAAGGSTQIRK